AGTGCCTCGGGTTTCTTGAAGCCGAAGGCGATGCGGGTGATGAGCCTGATCTTGGTGTTCATGGATTCGATGCGGCCATTGGAGAGTCCGTGTTCGATGGCGGCCAGGATGTTGGGACGCTGGTCGACGATGGTTCGTTGTAGTTTCACGAAGGCGGGGAGCTGGGACCGCCGGGCCCAGGAAATCCAGGAATCGAGTGCTTCGTCGGCATCTTCCAGCGGTAGTTTGAAGATGGTCCGCAGGGCTTCCTTGAGGAAGTAGGCGCGAGCCAGATCCGGATTGGTTTGCACGATCCAGGCGAGTTTGGTTTGTTGTCGTTCGGTGAGGTCTTCCGGGTTTTTCCAGAGCGCGTAGCGGGAGTTTTTCAACCCTGCTGCCCGGGCGCTGTCGGGCCGTGGCGGGGCGTCTTGGGGAGGGCGTCCCCGACCCCGGTAGGGTTCGTTGGCGCGGGCGGCTTTACGGGCCTCATTCCAGGCGCCACGGCGGACGTTATCGAGGGCATCGGTGGCCCATGAAACGACGTGGAACGGGTCCGCGCAGCGGACCGCGTGGGGGCATTTAGCGGCAACAACGTGGGCAATCCAGCTGGCCCCATCAGCGGAAACATGGGTGATCTGCGCGGATCGTTCGGCGCCGAGGGCGTCGAAGAACTTGCTCAGCGTCGCGATATCCCGGCCCGGGCAGGCCCACACCAGCCGGCCAGTGTCGTGGTCAACGACGATGGTCAAATATTTATGTCCGCGCTTGTAGGAGATCTCGTCAATACCGATCCTGGAGAGGTTCGCGAACGGGTCAAAGGTCGCGGCAGTGTCAGCCCAGACCCGGGTGATGATCGCCCCGACGG
This genomic stretch from Arthrobacter dokdonellae harbors:
- a CDS encoding ISL3 family transposase; translation: MQDATLWRTLLGVEKTVVEDVNYDSVSGVLIASVRPSAASARRCGVCRRRCPKYDQGEGRRRWRALDLGTVPAVLEADAPRVRCREHGVVVAAVPWARHQAGHTLAFDAQVAWLATQTSKTAITELMRIAWRTVGAIITRVWADTAATFDPFANLSRIGIDEISYKRGHKYLTIVVDHDTGRLVWACPGRDIATLSKFFDALGAERSAQITHVSADGASWIAHVVAAKCPHAVRCADPFHVVSWATDALDNVRRGAWNEARKAARANEPYRGRGRPPQDAPPRPDSARAAGLKNSRYALWKNPEDLTERQQTKLAWIVQTNPDLARAYFLKEALRTIFKLPLEDADEALDSWISWARRSQLPAFVKLQRTIVDQRPNILAAIEHGLSNGRIESMNTKIRLITRIAFGFKKPEALIALAMLSLGGHKPVLPGRN